In Penaeus chinensis breed Huanghai No. 1 chromosome 2, ASM1920278v2, whole genome shotgun sequence, the following proteins share a genomic window:
- the LOC125036331 gene encoding uncharacterized protein LOC125036331 has protein sequence MAEDMKNSPVVIKLYSKPEVPQVVIDINELPDGEDNCGVETKNSLNDFEADNDLRVRKGKRIYVKKVKKKYQRRTVMEQTEATGMNRSCRCASRTPEPKLVSPRKITLSAKQVIKEPGSSQKSRTSKKTLVKRVSIGIQCDSSELEPVTINATQSPPIKYARKLFVLHNDSFDLPYVTPKKPSVSKYYKALKRASASSRGTESQKKDKIRNEEFSPNTKMGEMPEMTKESDSFVGFNEKKGFNMDRFLNSERTMNKSSYILSSSLKSCRTTPSQPFLSHELQPELLPSIVVEDMEDQDFTLEIATSLQGAAEPDYDFPSAASAKLENLPSCKIITLMNNSPSQDSFDDNVSQECQSPASTSRTSSSQGSEGLTFSETEAAQIMLQLFYSGNITSVEKNELHKSDTGDLGSETQSIVLGDGNESPEEQAKTIETVIAESNVSCNSFLNQERVKDIHPSKGTEVTESISRNTTPNNQEIIGTQNIDSPPKARRRGRPPKNRSKLAQAQGFNEIVHDKRITLTRGQQKMLRSQRSYKCRVTNGTTSSQILKNSVAKKFGNKFQAGMPASVRRSKRFQGLSGALSKSTKKLEESQVLKIKRKPGRRPCRAYQIMDKPKHSENKENNIQEFEFTEDFNERNDQSCNSEDMPVIESRDSNVESTSAFKDKIEVNNRSGKKDGMEVCFADGFSYPFEQNMLFNALGLVERHSPSICKPHDVSSSHIAHRTRNVTSNFKRMRECQVVLEDCDEVMKNKMCLEHDIPKCDQVEKRKSSPVKETQTSYAHLFSPVLDFNFEGFLSTDIDISDDFCMSDLEFGEELRYSTDNPGSLVQTAKRKDGNCETHDSVPHNINIQELTKIQNEVVDANMLHSEADSQQVVSEKETEINELKKGDISQKRANECNPEEISEPTLLISHTRETSSTNDNSLPGLNKDPIKRRRFTTNKHDVIKNKCLICGKSCFTKAKLKRHCAKHHENKNQLMVQAEISCDSSSLSEISGKECYEVETPRLILHSPELITASEQGENSEDLTRCESWKKSDDDVTDINLDPKGKKDFCSQHVHTEKITKENARTDNLNSVSDISICKTIHTDMNPLKEQTLVTEDHSLIEPLVTNSRKEIVRGSDSKLRTLTSEMTNDNAEFLTPKKLPKRKLRNTVKDNQSLNKHLRVLPQHINNKEETILKGKEDVKLKIICIRFVTVMKQPGERAIVFNQKASKRKSK, from the coding sequence ATGGCAGAAGATATGAAGAACTCACCTGTTGTCATTAAGTTATACAGCAAGCCAGAAGTGCCTcaagttgttattgatattaatgaactTCCTGATGGAGAGGATAACTGTGGTGTTGAAACTAAGAATTCCTTAAATGATTTTGAAGCAGATAATGACCTAAGAGTTAGAAAAGGCAAAAGGATCTATgtcaaaaaagtgaaaaaaaaataccagagaCGTACAGTCATGGAACAAACAGAAGCCACAGGTATGAATAGATCTTGTAGATGTGCCAGTAGAACACCAGAGCCAAAATTGGTTAGCCCTAGAAAAATCACTTTGTCAGCAAAACAGGTAATTAAGGAACCAGGCTCTTCACAGAAATCACGAACTTCAAAAAAAACCTTAGTCAAAAGGGTAAGCATAGGGATTCAGTGTGATAGTAGTGAACTAGAGCCAGTAACTATCAATGCCACTCAATCCCCGCCAATAAAGTATGCACGTAAATTGTTTGTCCTTCATAATGACTCTTTTGATCTTCCATATGTGACACCCAAGAAACCTTCAGTCTCAAAATATTACAAAGCTTTGAAAAGAGCCAGTGCTTCAAGTAGAGGCACTGAAAGTcagaaaaaggataaaatcaGAAATGAAGAATTTTCTCCTAACACCAAGATGGGGGAAATGCCTGAGATGACAAAGGAAAGTGACTCTTTTGTGGGGTTTAATGAAAAGAAGGGATTTAATATGGATAGATTTCTTAATTCAGAAAGGACAATGAATAAAAGCTCATATATTCTGTCTTCCTCCTTGAAAAGCTGTAGAACTACTCCATCACAACCATTCTTATCACATGAATTGCAACCAGAATTACTACCATCCATTGTGGTTGAAGATATGGAGGATCAGGATTTTACTCTGGAAATCGCAACCTCATTACAGGGTGCTGCAGAACCTGATTATGATTTTCCGTCTGCAGCCAGTGCTAAGCTTGAGAATCTTCCTAGCTGTAAAATCATTACTTTGATGAATAATTCTCCTTCTCAAGACTCTTTTGATGATAATGTTTCCCAAGAATGTCAGTCACCCGCATCAACATCAAGAACAAGTAGTAGTCAAGGATCTGAGGGCTTAACTTTTAGTGAAACAGAAGCAGCTCAAATTATGCTCCAACTTTTTTATAGCGGAAACATTACAAgtgtagaaaaaaatgaattgcATAAATCTGATACTGGAGATCTAGGTAGTGAAACTCAGTCCATAGTTTtgggagatggaaatgaaagccCAGAAGAACAAGCAAAAACTATTGAAACTGTAATAGCTGAAAGTAATGTAAGCTGTAATTCTTTTCTAAATCAAGAAAGAGTTAAAGATATTCATCCTTCTAAGGGaactgaagtcacagagagcattTCAAGAAATACGACTCCCAACAATCAAGAGATTATAGGCACCCAAAACATAGACAGCCCACCAAAGGCAAGGCGCAGGGGTCGACCACCCAAAAATCGAAGTAAATTAGCACAGGCTCAAGGGTTTAATGAAATTGTTCATGACAAAAGAATTACCCTCACAAGAGGCCAGCAGAAAATGTTAAGAAGTCAAAGGAGCTACAAGTGTAGAGTAACTAATGGAACTACTTCAAGCCAGATACTAAAAAATAGTGTAGCTAAGAAATTCGGTAACAAATTTCAGGCTGGAATGCCAGCTAGTGTGAGGCGAAGCAAAAGATTTCAAGGTTTATCTGGAGCTTtatcaaaatcaacaaaaaagttGGAGGAAAGTCAAGTGTTAAAGATTAAAAGGAAACCAGGAAGAAGACCATGCAGAGCATATCAAATTATGGATAAACCAAAGCATAgtgagaataaggaaaataatattcaGGAGTTTGAGTTTACTGAAGATTTTAATGAAAGGAATGATCAGTCTTGTAATTCAGAAGATATGCCTGTTATTGAGTCAAGAGATTCAAATGTTGAAAGTACTTCAGCTTTCAAAGATAAAATAGAAGTGAATAACAGATCAGGCAAGAAAGATGGCATGGAAGTTTGCTTTGCAGATGGCTTCAGTTACCCATTTGAACAAAACATGTTGTTCAATGCTCTTGGCTTAGTCGAGAGGCATAGTCCAAGCATCTGTAAGCCCCATGACGTTTCTTCCTCCCATATTGCTCACAGAACAAGAAATGTAACGTCTAATTTCAAAAGAATGCGAGAGTGTCAAGTAGTGCTAGAAGACTGCGACGAGGTGATGAAAAACAAAATGTGCTTAGAGCATGATATACCTAAGTGTGATCAggttgaaaaaagaaaatcaagtccAGTGAAGGAAACGCAAACCTCATACGCACATCTTTTTAGTCCGGTTCTTGACTTCAATTTTGAAGGTTTTCTCtccacagatatagatattagtGATGACTTTTGTATGTCCGATTTAGAATTTGGTGAAGAACTAAGATATTCAACAGATAATCCGGGAAGTCTAGTTCaaacagcaaaaagaaaagatgGTAACTGTGAGACTCATGACTCAGTGCCTCATAATATAAATATCCAAGAactcacaaaaatacaaaatgaagtAGTAGATGCCAATATGCTCCATTCTGAAGCAGATAGTCAACAAGTTGTAAGTGAAAAGGAAACTGAAATTAATGAACTGAAGAAGGGAGATATATCACAGAAAAGAGCTAATGAATGTAACCCTGAAGAGATCAGTGAACCTACTCTGCTAATCAGTCATACAAGAGAAACAAGTTCTACCAATGATAATTCTCTCCCAGGTTTGAATAAAGACCCAATTAAAAGAAGGAGGTTCACCACTAATAAACATGACGTAATCAAGAATAAGTGTCTTATATGTGGGAAGTCATGTTTTACAAAAGCAAAATTGAAAAGACATTGTGCCAAACACCATGAGAATAAAAATCAGTTGATGGTACAAGCTGAAATTTCATGTGATAGCAGTTCATTATCAGAAATCAGTGGAAAAGAATGTTATGAAGTAGAAACTCCCAGGTTGATACTTCATAGCCCAGAACTCATAACAGCATCAGAACAAGGAGAGAATTCTGAAGACCTAACCAGATGTGAAAGTTGGaagaaaagtgatgatgatgttacggATATTAATTTAGATCCTAAAGGTAAAAAGGATTTTTGCTCACAGCATGTGCACACAGaaaaaattacaaaagaaaatgcaagaacAGATAATTTGAATTCAGTTTCTGATATCAGCATTTGCAAAACAATCCACACAGACATGAATCCCTTAAAAGAGCAAACTTTGGTGACTGAAGATCATTCTTTAATTGAACCACTTGTTACAAATAGTAGGAAAGAAATTGTCAGAGGTTCAGACAGTAAACTAAGGACTTTAACTTCAGAGATGACCAATGATAATGCAGAATTCCTCACTCCAAAGAAACTACCAAAAAGAAAGTTGAGAAATACTGTTAAAGATAATCAGTCTCTTAATAAACACTTAAGAGTATTACCACAACACATCAATAACAAAGAAGAAACTATATTGAAAGGCAAAGAGGATGTGAAACTAAAGATAATATGCATCAGGTTCGTCACAGTTATGAAGCAACCAGGAGAAAGAGCAATAGTATTCAACCAGAAAGCATCAAAAAGGAAGTCAAAGTAG
- the LOC125034992 gene encoding zinc finger protein 675-like translates to MKKSRPFTVKVHLENHQTVHSDDKPYRCEQCGKAFSRLGYYKFHINIHASDPPYKCKICSRGFNSCGNLTKHRKIHDEVKHYKCQYCPAAFYVSQSLKVHTRVHTGEKPIQCPLCGVSYRFESSLRKHAASKHPEFEVKGVILVPRSKK, encoded by the exons ATGAAGAAGAGCAGGCCTTTCACTGTC AAAGTTCACTTAGAAAATCACCAGACAGTTCATAGTGACGACAAACCATATAGATGTGAACAGTGTGGCAAAGCATTTTCTCGCCTTGGTTACTATAAATTTCATATCAACATTCATGCTTCAGATCCACCATATAAGTGTAAAATATGCTCTCGGGGTTTTAATTCTTGTGGAAACTTGACAAAGCACAGAAAAATTCATGATGAAGTCAAACACTATAAGTGTCAGTACTGCCCAGCTGCCTTTTATGTGTCTCAGAGTTTGAAGGTACACACAAGAGTTCATACAGGTGAGAAACCTATTCAGTGTCCTTTGTGTGGTGTAAGCTATCGATTTGAAAGCAGTTTGAGGAAGCATGCTGCATCAAAACATCCAGAATTTGAAGTTAAAGGTGTCATTCTTGTACCTCGCTCAAAGAAATAA